The nucleotide sequence GGACTCGCGCCGCAAGGTGCTGCTCTACGGTGCCGGCGCCGAGCTGCGCGCCACCGACCAAACCAGCTTCTACGCCAACTACTCGCGCGCCTTCCGGCCCGTCACGTTCGGCGACCTGACGCCCCCGGCCACGTCCGACGTTATCGACCCCAACCTGCAGGACGCCCGCGGCTTCAATGCCGAGCTGGGCTACCGCGGCAGCTGGAAAAATATCCTCACCTTCGACGTGGACGGCTTCTGGCTGCGCTACGACGACCGGATCGGCACCATCCGCCGCTTCGTGCCGGGCAGCAGCACCGCCACCCAGCAGTTCCGCACCAACATCGGCACGAGCGTGCACAAGGGCGTGGAAGCCTACGTGGAGCTGGATCTGGTGCACGCCCTCACCCAGAATTTCGACCTGCCGCACTTTGATGTGTTTGCGTCTTCGTCCTTCGTGGATGCCCGCTACACCCAGCTGCGCACGGCCACGCTCAGCGGCAGCAACCTGCAGGAAGGCGACCTGAAAAACAACCGCGTGGAGTACGCTCCCAAGTACACGCACCGCTTCGGGGCCACGTTTGCCCACAAAGGCTTCTCCACCACGGCGCAGCTGACGCGCGTATCGGAGGTATTCACGGATGCCAACAACACCGTAGCGCCGAATGCTGCCGGCACCACCGGCCGCGTGCCCGGCTACTCCGTCACCGACTTGTCGGCCACCTACCGCTTTGCCAAGCGCTTCACGGTGCGCGGCGGCCTCAACAACGTATTCGACAAGAACTACTTCACGCGTCGCTCAGGCGGCTACCCCGGCCCCGGCCTGCTGCCCGCCGACGGCCGCACATGGTTTGCCTCCTTCGGCGTGAAGTTGTAAGACAAAGTCAGCTCTTAGCAAAACTGCCCGCCTGGCTTGCGCCAGACGGGCAGTTTTGCGTTGCGGCTTTTCTTCAAGGATTGAGTTAGCGAGGTTGAGACGCAATATGTTGCGTCTAATCGTTGCCAGATGTGCGCCAGAAGATGTGCGCTGCCGGATGTGCGCTAGCGGAGCAACATCAGCAACGGCGAGACACAACATATTGTGTCTCTACATTCCGCGCCAGCCTGATAACTGCACTGGCAGGCCCGCCCGGCCTATGCCCTACCCCAGCACTTCCTCGGTGAGCTTGCTGATGTCGCCGCTGACTTTCTGGATGAACTCCAGCTGCTCGGTGAGCTGGGCGTCGGGGGAAGCGGGGTCGGGGCGGCGCGGGATGGGCTCGGGGGCGGACTCGGCAGCAGCTTCGGGCTCGGCGGGGTCGAGGCGGCGCAGGCTGCGGTGCAGGGCCTGCCGGGCCTGGCGCAAGGGCCGCAGCAGCACGTTGGGCTGCTCGGGGCGAGTGCTGCCAGCCAACAAACCCGACGTAATGGAAGCCACGTTCGACGACAGAATGTGGTTGAGCACCACAAACTCGTGCACCTCGGTGGGGCGGTGCTGCTTGCCGCGCGGCTCCGAGAGCATGCGCTGAAACGCCGCCGCCAGGTTGGCCGAGCTTACATACACTTCCTTACGGGCCAGCTTGTAGTCGAGCACGGCCACGGGCGAGCCCAGCAGGCTTTCCTGCAGCGTTTGGAGGTAGCGCAGGTTGGCGCGCAATACCGCCCGCATGTAGTCCTGCAGCTGGTCGGATTCCCAGCGCGGAAACAGCAGGTAGCTGGCCGCAAACGCCAGCAGGCAGCCCATTATAGTGTCGAGCACGCGCTCCTCTACCACCTGCAGGTAGCCCAGGCCCATGAAGTTGAACAGGATCAGCACGAAGGGCGTCATGAACGTAACGGCCACGATGTAGTTGCTGCGCGTGAAGCTGAACGAAATCAGCATAAACACGCCCAGCAGCGCCACCAGCACCATCCGGTCGTCAATCAGCCAAAGCACCAGCCCGCCAATCACGCCACCCAGCAGCGTGCCCAGCACGCGGTTGATGTTGCGCTGCTTGGTGAGGCTGAAGGCCGGCTTGAGCATGTAGGTGATGGTCATGATGATCCAGTAGCTGTGGTGGCCGGGCAGCAGCACCTTGGCCACCACAAAGCCCGCCAGACAGGCCAGCATCATGCGCACGGCGTGCCGGAACACCCCGGAGCTGAGCGTCAGATGGTCGCGGAGCTGGGCCAGGCCGAACTGCTGGTGCCCCACGAAGCGCCCGAACTCCAGTTCCCGCCCGGTAACGGTGGGCGCGGCCGGCGCCTGGGCATCGAAGTAGGCCAGGATGTCCTGCAGGCGCTGGGTGAGGTTGCGCAGGTTCACCAGAATCTTTTTCAGCACCAGCGTGTGGCCGGGCTGGGTGGGATCT is from Hymenobacter yonginensis and encodes:
- a CDS encoding FUSC family membrane protein; this encodes MNAQARKVRYFFFSQDFSDALRITLAVLLPGVVLGWLGQLGTGVEVALGALCISITDSPGPVVHRRNGMLAGILLLPGLALLTGLLQPYIWLQGLEIGVLSFVFTLFLAYGNRAASVGSAGLLLVILMMDRSLTLRQLVEYALQVTAGGVWYLLVSLLWYQIRPYRPAQQALGECVQAIAGFLRLKAEFYRTGTKLDDDFRRLMAQQVTVSEKQDAVRELLFKTRQMVKESTGTGRRLVLTFVDAVDLYEHITVSYFDYAALHARFEATGVLDAIAGLVEQMAAELESIGLAIEANHGHTARVNLTAGLEQLKARIDALEDPTQPGHTLVLKKILVNLRNLTQRLQDILAYFDAQAPAAPTVTGRELEFGRFVGHQQFGLAQLRDHLTLSSGVFRHAVRMMLACLAGFVVAKVLLPGHHSYWIIMTITYMLKPAFSLTKQRNINRVLGTLLGGVIGGLVLWLIDDRMVLVALLGVFMLISFSFTRSNYIVAVTFMTPFVLILFNFMGLGYLQVVEERVLDTIMGCLLAFAASYLLFPRWESDQLQDYMRAVLRANLRYLQTLQESLLGSPVAVLDYKLARKEVYVSSANLAAAFQRMLSEPRGKQHRPTEVHEFVVLNHILSSNVASITSGLLAGSTRPEQPNVLLRPLRQARQALHRSLRRLDPAEPEAAAESAPEPIPRRPDPASPDAQLTEQLEFIQKVSGDISKLTEEVLG